One window of Syngnathus acus chromosome 16, fSynAcu1.2, whole genome shotgun sequence genomic DNA carries:
- the hapln2 gene encoding hyaluronan and proteoglycan link protein 2, protein MSSSLVLLVSCLTTSVALLSANNIATQTGSPSKLKYLLDPPVYAEVVGRRGENVTLPCILKIKPDHYKIKWTKLEPGHVGPENIVMISNAHAFKRHGQLGPRAWLRRAHNMDASLRLGQLQLRDGGRYRCELINDIEDESVEVTLRIEGVVFPYQSEKGRYKWTFQEAEAACEEQDGTLASYEQLYRAWTEGLDWCKAGWLRDGSVRYPIISPRPACGARTQPGIRSYSPKDKNRDHFDAFCFTSLTAGSVFYIAGAFSLEEAGQACGRRAAELALVGQLYAAWHFRGYDRCDGGWLRDGSVRFPIGTPRTRCGGVPEPGVRSFGFPNKTSHLYGAYCYR, encoded by the exons ATGAGTTCCTCCCTGGTTCTTCTGGTGAGCTGCCTGACCACCAGCGTGGCTCTGCTTTCAG CCAATAACATCGCCACCCAAACGGGATCTCCGTCCAAGCTGAAGTACCTCCTGGATCCGCCCGTTTACGCCGAGGTGGTCGGGCGTCGCGGCGAGAACGTCACCTTGCCGTGCATCCTGAAGATCAAGCCCGACCACTACAAGATCAAGTGGACCAAGCTGGAGCCGGGACACGTGGGCCCGGAGAACATTGTGATGATTTCCAACGCTCACGCTTTCAAGCGGCACGGTCAACTCGGCCCGCGGGCGTGGTTGCGGCGGGCCCACAACATGGACGCCTCCCTACGATTGGGCCAACTGCAACTGCGAGACGGCGGAAGGTACCGATGCGAGCTCATCAACGACATCGAGGATGAGAGCGTGGAGGTCACGCTCAGGATTGAAG GTGTGGTTTTTCCGTATCAGAGTGAAAAAGGCCGCTATAAATGGACTTTCCAAGAGGCTGAAGCGGCGTGCGAGGAGCAGGATGGAACGCTGGCCTCCTACGAGCAACTTTACAGAG CCTGGACGGAAGGTCTGGACTGGTGCAAAGCGGGCTGGCTTCGGGATGGAAGCGTCCGCTACCCCATCATCAGCCCGCGCCCCGCCTGCGGGGCACGAACGCAACCGGGTATTCGCAGCTACTCGCCCAAAGATAAGAACAGAGACCACTTTGATGCATTCTGCTTTACCTCTTTGACTGCAG GTTCCGTCTTCTATATTGCGGGCGCATTTTCCCTGGAGGAGGCCGGGCAGGCATGCGGACGTCGGGCGGCCGAGCTGGCGCTGGTCGGCCAGCTGTACGCGGCCTGGCACTTTCGAGGCTACGACCGATGCGACGGCGGCTGGCTGCGAGACGGCAGCGTGCGATTCCCCATCGGTACTCCCAGGACACGATGTGGGGGCGTCCCCGAACCCGGGGTACGCTCTTTTGGGTTCCCCAATAAGACGTCGCATCTCTACGGAGCTTATTGCTATCGGTAG
- the bcan gene encoding brevican core protein: MKQVRPLVMLTAIALLVLPRSSTAQNPSDDTNLLHVTITSGPNATGELGASLILPCLVSLARPPPAPATNGRHAALSLPRVRWSLVGHDNETEILVARGDSVQVSEAYRGRASLPRYAVSPADLTLQLEGLRYGDAGEYRCHVQQGPDQDHDATRVQVKGLVFHRGDPSRSSHAFTFEQAREACTGIGAQMAKPEQLVAAYHSGYEHCRAGWLSDRSVRYAVQKPREDCLGVMEGLPGVRTFGTLEPQQLFDVYCYVGHIGGEVFHASAPRGFTFGQAKAYCQSEGAELATLAQLYSAQHQGLNHCGSGWLKGGRVHHTMVTSGGRCGEAPGNMTEFPEAHNHHDVYCFRSDFAPSPLSTLTTESEDVSHLLSTAETDTGSEVQTVHPVTQNPRKTELWTSDDPEPESHTASYANLKIFITKTTSGPDDITSHSEEHKSTFPTSASTVDLTSSHSIEPSSTVSPTFDHNKTVEDHAESEEEKTHPLVATETNSVTSSEPPLDSSEELSAVASITPESPKILPAEVMTVTATPSARTSSSGIQSSSAPELLTFISDSTAHQEAVQNTTPKDGDNARTETSTKEVKPEWRSNLRHSPDHTTVPGTPPSTSTSSTHQSGFHMLSSSPLPVAWKEATSISSKPKGGQEETGPPRCSGCLLEDQTKETVTDPIVDREEPTVMAERQEVILDLCGESPCLNGGTCVDGETPKCLCLPGYNGASCQSDVEACEAGWEKFQSFCYRHVTARQSWEGAEQHCRTIGGHLMSIMSPEEQQHINDKYREYQWIGLNDKTIEGDFRWSDGNLLIYDNWHRGQPDSYFLSGEDCAAMVWHDGGRWSDVPCNYHLSFTCKKGLSSCGKPPTVPNATPFGKTRTHYETFAKVRYRCHAGYVQKLNPIISCLPSGRWEEPLILCMPDLRLNSTARPHPDAVEEVTVEVHTQSSTPLQKITL; the protein is encoded by the exons ATGAA ACAGGTGCGTCCCCTCGTCATGTTGACCGCCATCGCTCTGCTGGTTCTTCCACGATCCTCCACCGCCCAGAACCCGTCAG ATGACACAAACCTCCTACATGTGACCATCACATCTGGTCCAAACGCTACGGGCGAGCTGGGCGCCTCACTGATATTACCGTGTCTGGTGTCGCTGGCCCGTCCACCGCCCGCCCCGGCCACCAACGGCCGGCACGCCGCTCTCTCTCTACCTCGCGTCAGGTGGAGCCTGGTAGGCCACGATAACGAGACGGAGATCCTGGTGGCTCGTGGCGACAGCGTGCAGGTGAGCGAGGCCTACCGGGGCCGGGCCTCGCTGCCGCGTTACGCCGTCTCCCCCGCTGACCTGACGCTTCAACTGGAGGGGCTGAGGTACGGCGATGCCGGCGAGTATCGCTGTCATGTGCAGCAGGGACCCGACCAAGACCACGATGCCACACGGGTCCAAGTCAAAG GTTTGGTGTTCCATCGCGGGGACCCGTCGAGAAGCTCGCACGCCTTCACCTTTGAGCAGGCCCGCGAGGCTTGTACGGGGATCGGGGCCCAAATGGCCAAGCCGGAGCAGCTGGTGGCGGCTTACCACAGCGGCTACGAGCACTGCCGAGCGGGTTGGCTCTCGGACCGCTCGGTTAG ATATGCGGTTCAGAAGCCAAGAGAGGATTGCTTGGGTGTCATGGAAGGACTTCCAGGAGTGAGGACCTTTGGAACGTTAGAGCCCCAACAACTTTTTGATGTCTACTGCTACGTGGGCCACATTGGAG GTGAGGTGTTCCACGCCTCGGCTCCCCGCGGTTTTACCTTCGGGCAGGCCAAGGCGTACTGCCAGAGCGAAGGGGCGGAGCTAGCCACCCTCGCTCAACTGTACTCAGCCCAGCACCAGGGACTGAACCACTGCGGCTCAGGGTGGCTGAAGGGCGGCAGGGTGCATCACACCATGGTGACCTCTGGAGGGCGCTGTGGGGAAGCGCCAGGAAACATGACGGAGTTCCCCGAAGCTCACAACCACCATGACGTCTACTGCTTCAGAa GTGACTTCGCTCCATCTCCGCTATCTACTCTCACCACTGAGTCAGAGGACGTCAGCCATCTTCTCTCCACAGCAGAAACAGACACCGGTAGTGAGGTTCAAACGGTCCACCCTGTCACGCAAAACCCACGAAAGACCGAATTGTGGACTTCGGATGATCCTGAGCCTGAAAGTCACACAGCATCTTACGCCAACTTGAAGATCTTcattacaaagacaacatctGGACCCGATGACATCACCAGCCACTCGGAGGAACACAAGAGCACTTTTCCCACTAGTGCTAGTACCGTGGATTTGACGTCATCTCACAGCATAGAACCAAGCTCCACTGTCTCACCCACTTTTGACCACAACAAAACAGTTGAAGATCATGCAGAGTCTGAAGAGGAAAAGACCCACCCCTTGGTTGCTACGGAGACCAACTCAGTCACCTCCTCAGAGCCACCTTTGGATTCAA GTGAGGAGCTTTCTGCTGTGGCATCCATCACGCCAGAGTCACCCAAGATCCTACCAGCTGAGGTCATGACAGTCACTGCGACCCCTTCCGCCAGGACCTCATCCTCTGGGATCCAATCTAGCTCCGCTCCGGAGCTGCTTACCTTCATCTCGGACAGTACGGCACACCAAGAAGCAGTCCAGAATACCACACCGAAAGATGGAGACAACGCTAGAACCGAAACCTCCACCAAAGAAGTAAAACCAGAATGGAGATCAAACCTGAGGCACTCACCAGATCACACAACTGTTCCCGGAACACCTCCATCAACATCTACTTCCTCCACACATCAGTCTGGATTCCACATGTTGTCCAGCTctccacttcctgttgcaTGGAAAGAAGCCACTAGCATCAGCAGCAAACCAAAGGGAGGACAAGAGGAGACCGGCCCTCCAAGATGTTCCGGGTGTCTCCTTGAAGACCAAACCAAGGAGACCGTAACTGACCCGATTGTAGACAGAGAAGAACCCACGGTCATGGCTGAAAGACAGGAAGTCATCCttg ACCTATGCGGGGAGAGTCCATGTTTGAATGGCGGCACATGCGTCGACGGCGAGACGCCCAAATGCCTCTGCCTGCCCGGGTACAACGGCGCCTCCTGCCAGTCAG ATGTGGAGGCTTGTGAGGCCGGCTGGGAGAAGTTCCAAAGCTTCTGCTATCGTCATGTGACCGCACGGCAGAGCTGGGAGGGAGCAGAACAACACTGCCGGACCATTGGTGGACATCTTATGTCCATCATGTCCCCTGAGGAGCAACAGCACATCAATG ACAAATATCGAGAGTACCAGTGGATCGGACTGAACGACAAAACcatcgagggagattttcgcTGGTCCGACGGGAACCTTCTG ATTTACGACAACTGGCACAGAGGGCAGCCGGACAGTTACTTCCTGTCCGGCGAGGATTGCGCCGCCATGGTTTGGCACGACGGAGGACGCTGGAGCGACGTGCCTTGCAACTACCATCTTTCCTTCACCTGCAAGAAAGGCCTCT CATCCTGTGGCAAGCCTCCGACAGTTCCCAACGCCACGCCGTTTGGTAAGACGCGGACGCACTACGAGACCTTCGCCAAGGTACGCTACCGCTGCCACGCCGGCTACGTCCAGAAACTGAACCCCATCATCAGCTGCCTGCCCAGCGGCCGCTGGGAGGAGCCCTTGATCTTGTGCATGCCAG ACCTCCGACTCAATTCAACTGCTCGCCCCCATCCTGATGCGGTGGAGGAGGTCACCGTAGAGGTCCACACACAAAGCAGCACCCCGCTCCAGAAAATCACTCTCTAA